In Brienomyrus brachyistius isolate T26 chromosome 19, BBRACH_0.4, whole genome shotgun sequence, one DNA window encodes the following:
- the akirin2 gene encoding akirin-2, whose product MACGATLKRTMDFDPLSQASPKRRRCAPVSPSASPQKYLRMEPSPFGQVSSRLTTEQILLNIKQEYKRMQKRRHLESSFPQADGCFALDSHPHSSILSGSSLPGTSSGASSPSRKEQPLFTLKQVGMICERLLKEREDKVREEYDEILTSKLAEQYDAFVKFTHDQLMRRFGEQPASYVS is encoded by the exons ATGGCGTGTGGAGCAACTTTAAAAAGGACTATGGATTTCGATCCCTTGAGCCAGGCGTCTCCTAAGAGGAGGAGATGCGCCCCCGTATCTCCGTCGGCGTCCCCGCAGAAGTACCTGCGTATGGAGCCGTCGCCTTTCGGACAGGTGTCATCCCGGCTTACGACAG AGCAAATTTTGCTGAACATCAAGCAGGAGTACAAGCGCATGCAGAAGAGGAGACATCTGGAGAGCAGCTTCCCGCAGGCAGATGGTTGCTTTGCGCTGGACTCGCACCCTCACTCCTCCATCCTGAGCGGCTCCTCCTTGCCAG GTACGTCCTCTGGAGCCTCATCCCCATCTAGAAAAGAACAGCCTTTATTCACCTTGAAACAAGTCGGCATGATCTGCGAGCGTCTCCTAAAAGAACGGGAAGACAAAGTTCGGGAGGAGTACGACGAGATACTGACCTCGAAGCTGGCAG AACAATACGATGCCTTCGTCAAGTTCACACACGACCAGCTGATGCGGCGGTTTGGCGAGCAACCAGCCAGCT ATGTTTCCTGA
- the LOC125715139 gene encoding cannabinoid receptor type 1A, which yields MKSVLDGAADATFRTITSGLQYLGSNDASYDDPIIDADFAKSRFSLQKPLSAFRGNSFPVKVPEDEELILRGFPFYPTNVTELLSNRSTFGEEGSSVQCGENFMDMECFMILTPGQQLAVAVLALTLGTFTVLENLVVLCVIMQSRTLRCRPSYHFIGSLAVADLLGSVIFVYSFLDFHVFHRKDSPNVFLFKLGGVTASFTASVGSLFLTAIDRYISIHRPLSYRRIVTRTKAVIAFSMMWTISIIIAVLPLLGWNCKRLGTVCSDIFPLIDENYLLFWIGVTSVLVIFIIYAYMFILWKAHHHAVRMLSRTSQKSMVICTPEGTKVQTTRPDQARMDIRLAKTLVLILVVLIICWGPVLAIMVYDLFWKMDNSTKTVFAFCSMLCLLNSTVNPIIYALRSRDLRQAFLSACQVCRSAGQPLDNSIESDCQNRSTSIGANRAAESCVKTTVKIAKVTMSVSTDTSAEAV from the coding sequence ATGAAGTCCGTTCTAGATGGTGCGGCAGATGCCACGTTTCGGACCATAACCTCGGGTCTGCAGTACCTTGGCTCCAATGATGCTAGTTACGACGACCCCATCATCGACGCCGACTTCGCCAAGAGTCGGTTCTCCTTGCAGAAGCCTCTCTCTGCATTCCGGGGCAACTCCTTCCCGGTCAAAGTTCCCGAGGATGAGGAGCTCATTCTCAGAGGCTTCCCATTCTACCCGACCAACGTGACCGAGTTGCTCAGCAACCGGAGCACTTTTGGCGAGGAGGGCAGCTCCGTCCAGTGCGGAGAAAACTTCATGGACATGGAGTGTTTCATGATCCTGACGCCCGGCCAGCAGCTGGCCGTGGCGGTGTTGGCACTGACGCTAGGCACCTTCACGGTGCTGGAGAACCTGGTGGTGCTCTGTGTCATCATGCAGTCGCGCACCCTTCGCTGCCGCCCCTCCTACCACTTCATCGGCAGCCTGGCCGTGGCTGACTTGCTGGGCAGTGTGATCTTCGTCTACAGCTTTCTGGACTTCCACGTGTTCCACCGGAAGGACAGTCCCAACGTTTTCCTGTTCAAGCTGGGCGGAGTCACAGCCTCGTTCACCGCCTCTGTGGGGAGCCTCTTTCTCACAGCGATAGACCGTTATATCTCCATCCACAGGCCTCTGTCCTATAGGCGTATCGTCACCAGGACAAAAGCAGTCATCGCATTCTCCATGATGTGGACTATCTCCATCATCATCGCGGTGCTGCCCCTGCTCGGCTGGAACTGCAAGCGGCTGGGCACAGTGTGCTCGGACATTTTCCCCCTCATCGACGAGAACTATTTGCTCTTCTGGATTGGAGTGACCAGCGTGTTGGTCATCTTCATCATCTACGCATACATGTTCATCCTGTGGAAGGCCCACCATCACGCAGTGCGTATGCTCAGCCGCACCTCCCAGAAGAGCATGGTCATCTGCACCCCAGAGGGCACCAAGGTGCAGACCACCCGCCCGGACCAGGCACGCATGGACATCCGACTGGCCAAGACACTAGTGCTCATCTTGGTGGTGctgatcatctgctggggaccTGTGCTCGCCATCATGGTCTATGACCTATTCTGGAAGATGGACAATTCTACCAAGACCGTCTTTGCATTCTGCAGCATGCTCTGCCTGCTCAACTCCACCGTCAACCCCATCATTTATGCCCTGAGGAGCAGAGATCTGCGGCAGGCGTTTCTGAGCGCCTGCCAAGTCTGCCGAAGTGCCGGCCAGCCATTGGATAACAGCATCGAGTCCGACTGCCAAAACAGGAGCACCAGTATCGGCGCCAACAGGGCAGCAGAGAGCTGCGTGAAAACCACTGTGAAAATAGCCAAAGTGACCATGTCCGTCTCAACGGACACGTCAGCAGAAGCTGTCTGA